The DNA region GAAAGATATGGGGAGTGGGAAGTCCAGTTTTAATACTGAAATTCCTGAGGTAATTTTTTATTTCGACAGCATATGTTTTACCTTTCCTACGCCTTTCCTTCTAAATCTTAGAATTTATTTTCAGGAACAAGTGGTTGTCGAAAAAACgcctgagaaaattctggaggaaATAGCCCCAGAGGCAGATGTCTCCGCAAGTGACCATGATATGCAAACCGTAGGAGAGTTCGACACCACTGTGGGTGAAGCCTCTGAAGACGAgtctcctcctcatccaggattacATGCTGCACCTCAGGGTGATGATATTGAAATGGAGGTTGTGGTCGAAGATACTCCTGAAGATGAAGCTGCCAGAGATGGGGACAATCAGTCGAAACGAACAGAGGTCGAGCATACTTCGACGCGAAGCACTCCACCTGCTCCTGACCGGGTCCAAGGGAGTagcaaatcaactggttcgaccagtttctctcgcgaggagcttgaaaatctcaaagtgcaaAGACCTTTGGAGTATCTGAAAGCCATGCTTAGCACCCGTTTCAATTTCCAGGATTCTTCTCAGAGTAGTTCGACCACTTCTGGGGCGacttctgaagcaccatcacttggcaGCCTTCTGACCAAGATCAAAACGAAAATTCTTGATGTCGATTTGTTTAAAGTCTTAGAAGAGAATTCCCTTGCTCAACTTAGTCTTAAGAAACTCTTGAAGCAAgtgaatgttttggaaacttctgctgagattggaagttttgtgatggagTTGATGACTCTCATTGACTTGGCCACTGCGGATCTCCATCGTCAAAGGGATCTTACCGCTTAAATCTCCTCCAAGtctgaaactcaaactgctgaatgggatgccgtttcgacttcgactgacaaagtttcaaaattgcaaaagctTTCTGAAACGTACGTCGAAGAAGTTGCTGCTTGCAATGACAATATTCAAAAATGGAAAACACAGATAGCAGCACTTCAAGAAAAAATCTCTCAAGAGGAGAAACGTAAGGCATCCATTCAGCAACCCGAAcagagcgagattgacgaagaattgagggtgggtattcgacatgcagagaaagcccatcaacttagtcaagagattgagactctctctactcacaaaagtctttgtgatcatcgactccaactccagaggcagaagtttgccactttgaaggatacttttgccaatttaaattttagtcgaatttattttagcaactctcagccctgtgaggctttctttgtaataacttttgaatgccatttttatttggcccaTCTTATCATAATTATGTTTTGCACTTATTCTGTTACTATTTTTATTTCCTGCAATGtaggcttatattttttcaaatacttgccatttattcttaggattctcttatccttctctatttcttctaTTTCATATGCGCCGTTTGAGAATGTTCTCAAAAcctggaaaggtccttcccatttaggagaccactttcccattaatttatcttttc from Lathyrus oleraceus cultivar Zhongwan6 chromosome 1, CAAS_Psat_ZW6_1.0, whole genome shotgun sequence includes:
- the LOC127088240 gene encoding uncharacterized protein LOC127088240, with protein sequence MKVSSQRSIANPTRKDPASASSAKPQSKDMGSGKSSFNTEIPEEQVVVEKTPEKILEEIAPEADVSASDHDMQTVGEFDTTVGEASEDESPPHPGLHAAPQGDDIEMEVVVEDTPEDEAARDGDNQSKRTEVEHTSTRSTPPAPDRVQGSSKSTGSTSFSREELENLKVQRPLEYLKAMLSTRFNFQDSSQSSSTTSGATSEAPSLGSLLTKIKTKILDVDLFKVLEENSLAQLSLKKLLKQVNVLETSAEIGSFVMELMTLIDLATADLHRQRDLTA